GCTTGCCGCGCAGGCGCGGGTCGTCCAGCACCTCCACCGACGCGAAGAAGGCGTCCATGTCCACGTGCAGGATGGTGCGCTCGCTCATCACGGCTCCCGATCCCCCGGCCGGAAAAAGACGGACGGCGACCGCAGCCGCCGTCCGTCGCACAGCCGGTGACGGCTCACCCTACGAGGACTGCTCCACGCGGACCGTCGCGTCCTCGACGATCGCCTTGTAGAAGTAGCCGCTGCCGAAGTCCTTGTCGACCGAGAGCACGCCCTCGATCAGCACCGTGTCGCCGACCTTCGCCGAGACGCCGGAGGTGACCGTCAGGTCGGCGGTCTCGCCGTCGCCCGAACCGTCCTGCACGTGCAGCCAGTTGCGGCCCATGATGCCGGTCAGCGACTTGACGACCTTGCCGCGCACCTTGACGGTCTTGCCCGCCAGCTCGGTGCGGCGCGTGTTCACTTCGGCGACCTTCAGCCCGCCGGACGGCGTCGTCAGGCCGCTGAAATCGGCGTCGGCCTTGCCGACGGCCACGCCGCCGTGCGCCTTCTTGATCTCGGCCTGCATGTCGCCGGCGGGGGCCTCGCCCGGCGCGGCGAACGACGCCGCGAACCAGATCTCCGCGAAGTCGCGGTTCAGGCTGGCGGCGTGGAAGTTCTGCATGGCCATGGCGCCCAACAGTTCGACCTTCTGCCCGACCTGCATCGGGCCCTCGGGACCGGCCGCCCACAGCTCGCCGCCGGCCGTCTTGAGACGGACGTAGGTGTAGCCGCCGGAATTGAAGGTCTCCGCCACCTCGCCGCCGAGATTGCCGCCGGCGGCCATCCCGGCCGGGGCGGCGCCGCTCGGATTCTCCGTGGCCACGGCGGCGGCCTTCTGGTTCCAGGCGGCGGCCGAATCGCTCTTCTTTTCGTCGCAGCCGATCAGGGCCACGGACAACGCGATCGCGAGGATCGCCAGGGTCGTCGTCTTCAACAGGTGCCTCCGGGGGTTCGGGTCGCGCGACACGCCCCAAGGATAGGCGGAAGCGCGGGGATTTCAAGTCGGGACCGACAGTTGCCGGATTCGTGGCGCCCTTTAATGAATACTGGTATCATAATCATTCCACACAAACTCGCCATTCCCCGATCATGTCGGAGGATCATATGTACGATCCCTTGATGACCCAGCACATGCGTTCCGAACTGACGCGCTTGGGGATTTCAGAGTTGACCACCACCTCGGAGGTGGACGCTTTCCTGGCGCGACCGGGTTCCTCCCTGTTGTTCATCAATTCGGTCTGCGGTTGCGCCGCCGGCAGCGCCCGGCCCGGCCTGGGCCAGTTCCTGGCCGATCCCGCTCGTCCCGCCAATCTCGGGACGGTCTTCGCCGGCATGGATCTCGAGGCCACGTCCCGGGTCCGCACCCGCTACGACCAGTTGCCCCCGAGCAGCCCCTCGGTCCTGTTGCTGCAGGACGGCGTGGCCGTGCGGTACATCCACCGCACGGAGATCGAGGGTCGCGATGCGAACGCCTTCGCCGGTCTCCTGAGGCAGGCGTACGCCGAACTGCCGGGCTGACCTCGGCAACGACCATCCGGAGCCGGGACTGTGACAACTCACGGTCCCGGCTCTTTCGGCGATCGAGGCGGGAAATGACCTTGTCCCGGATCGGCGCGGCCTTTAGCATCCCTTCCCGTCCGTCCACGCCAACCGGGAGCCGCCCATGACACGCACCGTGCGCATCGGCAACGCCGGCGGGTACTGGGGCGACGACGTCCGCGCCCTGCGCCGCCAGCTCGAAGGCGGGCAGCTGGACTACGTCTCCCTGGACTACCTGGCCGAAGTCACCATGTCCATCCTGCAGCGCCAGCGCGCCAAGGATCCGGCGCTGGGATACGCGACGGACTTCGTCGACCAGATGCGCGACTGCCTGCCGTTGATGATGGAGAGCGGCGCGACGGTCATCACCAACGCCGGCGGCGTGAACCCCGAGGGGCTCGGCCGCAAGCTGGTGGAGATCGCGCGCGGGCTGGGCCTGCGCCTGAAGGTGGGCGTGGTCTCCGGCGACGACATCCTGGGCCGGCTGACGGAGCTGCGCGACGGCGGCGATCCCCTGGACAACATGGAGACGGGCGCCCCCCTGGCGCCGCACCTGTCCCGGGTGTCCGCCGCCAACGTCTACCTCGGCGCCGAGCCCGTCGTGCGGGCGCTGGAGATGGGCTGCCGCGTCGTGGTGACGGGCCGGGTGACCGACACCGGCATCACGCTGGCGCCGCTGATCCACGAGTTCGGCTGGGACGAGGACGATTGGGACCGCCTCGCCGCGGGCATCGTCGCCGGCCACGTCATCGAGTGCGGCACCCAGGCCACCGGCGGCAACCTCACCGACTGGCGCGACGTGCCCACCTACGACCGCATCGGCTACCCGATCGTCGAGGTGTCGGCCGACGGGTCCTTCGTCGTGACCAAGCACCGCCGCACCGGCGGGCTCGTCAGCGAGAAGACCGTGAAGGAGCAGCTCGTCTACGAGATGGGCGACCCGCGCTCCTACATCTCGCCCGACGTCATCGCCCGCTTCGACACCATCAGGCTGGAAGACCTCGGCCGCGACCGGGTGCGCGTCTCGGGCGTGCGCGGCGTGCCGCGGCCCGAGAACTTCAAGGTCTCGATGGCCTACCAGGACGGCTGGAAGGCCGTCGGCACCATCCTGGTCAGCGGGCCCGAGGCCACGGAGAAGGCGGAGACGCTCGCGCGCGCCTTCTGGAACCGCGTCGGCCACCGCTTCGCCGCGACGCACACCTCGGTCGTGGGCACCGGCTCGATCTGGCCGGAGTCGCTCGGACGCTGCGAGACCGACGAGGTGCTGCTGCGCCTGGGCGTCCGCGACCACGACCGCGCCAAGGTCCACGACTTCGGGATGGTGCTGCCGACGATGATCCTCTCGGGCCCCTCGGGCCTGGCGGTGACCGGCGGGCGGCCGAAACCGTCGGAGGTCGTGGCCTACTGGCCCGCCCTGATCCGCCGCAGCAGCGTCGCGGCCCGGGTGACGGCACTGGACACCGACGGCCCCGAGCGCGTCGACGTCATCGCCTTCGCGGACCCGGCCCCTCCCCGCCTCGGCACGGCGGTCGCGGCCGCCAAGGCGCCGCCCCCGCCCGCCGCCGGCGGCCGCACGCGTCGCGTGAAGCTGCGCGCGCTGGCCTACGCGCGCTCCGGCGACAAGGGCGACACCTGCAACATCGGCGTGCTGTGCCGCAGCCCCGAGCTGTACGCCTGGCTGCGCCGCGAACTGAAGCCGGCCGTGGTGCGGCGCTTCTTCAAGGGCATCGTGCTGGGCCGTGTCACGCGCCACGAGGCGCCCAACCTCCTGGCCCTGAACTTCCTGCTGGAGCGGACCCTGGGCGGCGGCGGCACCGTGTCGCTCATGCTGGACCCGCAGGGCAAGACGCTGTCGCAGGCCCTGCTGGAGATGGAGATGGACGTGCCGGCCAAGCTGTTGCCGCGGGAATGACGTCGTGAGCGACCTCCTCGTCGGCAGCCTCTTCGCCTACCCCCTCAAAGCCGCGCGCGCGGTACCCCTGACCGAGGCCGCGGCGCTGGCCCGCGGCCTGCGCCGCGACCGCCGCTGGCTGCTGGTCGCCCAGTCCGGCGAACCGGTCATGCTCAAATCCCACCCCCGGCTCGCCACCGTGGCGATCGGCCTCGACGGCGACGTCCTCACCGTTTCGGGAACCGACAGCCCGATATTGCGCGTCGACCAGCCTCCCGCGAGCGCGTCCCCCCTGCCGGTCACCGTCAAGCGCCGCACGCTAGCGGCCAGGGTCGCCGCGCCCGAGGCCAACCGCTACTTCAGCGATCTGCTGGGCGAGACGGTCTGGCTCGCACACCTGGTGGAAACTGCCACCGGTTCCGCCGCCGACGACCCCACGCTCAGCGATGGGCTGGCGGGATCGGCCCCCTACCTGATCTGCTGCGAGGCTTCGCTCGCCGACCTCAACCGGCGACTCGTCGCGAGCGGCGAATCCCCGGTCGGCATGGACCGCTTCCGAGCCAACCTGGTGATCCGCGGCGGCGAACCCTACGCCGAGGACGGGTGGCGGCGGCTGCGCGCGGGCGGCGCCGAATTCGAGATCCTGCGCCCGTGCCCGCGCTGCCCCAACACGACGGTCGACCCGCTGACCGGGGAGATCGGACCGGAACCCCTGCGCACGCTCGAGGAGTACCGCACGCGCGACGGCGGCGTGATGTTCGGCGTGTTCGCGCGCGTGGTGCGCGAGGGTGCGATCCGCCCCGGCGACAACGCGTTCGCGGTTGCGCGGACGTGAGCGCCTTGACGCTGTCGGGCCTCTGCGTCTACCCCCTGAAATCCGCGCGCGGCTGCGACCTGACTGAAGCGGAGGTACAGATGCGCGGCTTCAGCGGCGACCGCCGCTGGCAGCTCGTGGACCCCGACGGCCGTTTCGTGAGCCAGCGCTCGCACCCCCGCCTGGCGCGGCTCGATGCGCATCTCGACGGCGAGGTTCTGCGGTTGGGCGCGGACGGGTGCGGGGAGATCCGGGTGCCGCCACCGGACCCCGACGGACCCCGGACGCCGGTGGAGATCTGGCAGGACACCGTCGACGCCCTGCCCGCCGGCGCGGAGCCGAGCGCCTGGCTTTCGCGCTTCCTCGGCGAACCCGTGGGCCTGGTCTTCATGGATGCCGCCGCGCGCCGTCCCGCGCGGCTCGCGCCCGAGGTCGCGGTCAGTTTCGCCGACGGCTACCCCTACCTGCTGACCTGCGAGTCGTCGCTCGCCGATCTCAACACGAGGATCGTCGGCAGCGGCGGCGAAGCAGTCGGGATGGACCGCTTCCGCCCGAACCTCGTGGTCCGGGGCGGCGACGCTTTCGCCGAAGACCGGTGGCGCCGGTTGCGCATCGGCGCCGTCACGTTCGAGGTAATCAAGCCCTGCGCCCGCTGCGTCGTCACCACGACCGACCAGGCCACGGGCGAGCGCGGCCGCGAGCCCCTGCGCACGCTCGCCGCCTACCGGCGCCGCGGCGAGGGCGTCGACTTCG
The genomic region above belongs to bacterium and contains:
- a CDS encoding BrxA/BrxB family bacilliredoxin; the protein is MTQHMRSELTRLGISELTTTSEVDAFLARPGSSLLFINSVCGCAAGSARPGLGQFLADPARPANLGTVFAGMDLEATSRVRTRYDQLPPSSPSVLLLQDGVAVRYIHRTEIEGRDANAFAGLLRQAYAELPG
- a CDS encoding acyclic terpene utilization AtuA family protein — its product is MTRTVRIGNAGGYWGDDVRALRRQLEGGQLDYVSLDYLAEVTMSILQRQRAKDPALGYATDFVDQMRDCLPLMMESGATVITNAGGVNPEGLGRKLVEIARGLGLRLKVGVVSGDDILGRLTELRDGGDPLDNMETGAPLAPHLSRVSAANVYLGAEPVVRALEMGCRVVVTGRVTDTGITLAPLIHEFGWDEDDWDRLAAGIVAGHVIECGTQATGGNLTDWRDVPTYDRIGYPIVEVSADGSFVVTKHRRTGGLVSEKTVKEQLVYEMGDPRSYISPDVIARFDTIRLEDLGRDRVRVSGVRGVPRPENFKVSMAYQDGWKAVGTILVSGPEATEKAETLARAFWNRVGHRFAATHTSVVGTGSIWPESLGRCETDEVLLRLGVRDHDRAKVHDFGMVLPTMILSGPSGLAVTGGRPKPSEVVAYWPALIRRSSVAARVTALDTDGPERVDVIAFADPAPPRLGTAVAAAKAPPPPAAGGRTRRVKLRALAYARSGDKGDTCNIGVLCRSPELYAWLRRELKPAVVRRFFKGIVLGRVTRHEAPNLLALNFLLERTLGGGGTVSLMLDPQGKTLSQALLEMEMDVPAKLLPRE
- a CDS encoding DNA-binding protein, encoding MKTTTLAILAIALSVALIGCDEKKSDSAAAWNQKAAAVATENPSGAAPAGMAAGGNLGGEVAETFNSGGYTYVRLKTAGGELWAAGPEGPMQVGQKVELLGAMAMQNFHAASLNRDFAEIWFAASFAAPGEAPAGDMQAEIKKAHGGVAVGKADADFSGLTTPSGGLKVAEVNTRRTELAGKTVKVRGKVVKSLTGIMGRNWLHVQDGSGDGETADLTVTSGVSAKVGDTVLIEGVLSVDKDFGSGYFYKAIVEDATVRVEQSS
- a CDS encoding MOSC domain-containing protein, which translates into the protein MSDLLVGSLFAYPLKAARAVPLTEAAALARGLRRDRRWLLVAQSGEPVMLKSHPRLATVAIGLDGDVLTVSGTDSPILRVDQPPASASPLPVTVKRRTLAARVAAPEANRYFSDLLGETVWLAHLVETATGSAADDPTLSDGLAGSAPYLICCEASLADLNRRLVASGESPVGMDRFRANLVIRGGEPYAEDGWRRLRAGGAEFEILRPCPRCPNTTVDPLTGEIGPEPLRTLEEYRTRDGGVMFGVFARVVREGAIRPGDNAFAVART
- a CDS encoding MOSC domain-containing protein; the encoded protein is MSALTLSGLCVYPLKSARGCDLTEAEVQMRGFSGDRRWQLVDPDGRFVSQRSHPRLARLDAHLDGEVLRLGADGCGEIRVPPPDPDGPRTPVEIWQDTVDALPAGAEPSAWLSRFLGEPVGLVFMDAAARRPARLAPEVAVSFADGYPYLLTCESSLADLNTRIVGSGGEAVGMDRFRPNLVVRGGDAFAEDRWRRLRIGAVTFEVIKPCARCVVTTTDQATGERGREPLRTLAAYRRRGEGVDFGLNLVARGEGVLRLGDAVTILP